The following coding sequences lie in one Saccharomyces mikatae IFO 1815 strain IFO1815 genome assembly, chromosome: 10 genomic window:
- the IPA1 gene encoding putative polyadenylation protein (similar to Saccharomyces cerevisiae YJR141W; ancestral locus Anc_4.376) — protein MVQYVVEWLPRIESISVVVEGWKQVEIRCLKSTLLSISDDEGQVEDISLPVEVKESVNISSKFKNRDKSLEWILKLKSKPSKDYDSSIMSLPDGKWTKEDLHLDSDFSIECLNCKQQIISRYNCQVVNDMPSEFWFELMDYWHCHKPDVKKGKSASYTNFETLKPSRNEILIGSSYFQGTPATLENVIIGKDNVEVLCKKCSVALGQLTVDSLYKLHKWKLQLMRNGNTYKFSPEWDVTLSLINIVKANSCRYALLKSGAELLLVWIFSVDIGVTLTGNRKFKRSMKLLYTKNVTTINQFLERQVVEELNPQETTFKAFYNNLLTVNALLPSNMKKMGEWTISYTSLV, from the coding sequence ATGGTCCAGTATGTGGTAGAATGGTTACCAAGAATTGAAAGCATTTCAGTAGTAGTAGAAGGCTGGAAGCAGGTCGAAATTAGGTGCTTGAAGAGTACTTTGTTGAGCATATCTGACGATGAAGGGCAGGTAGAGGATATTTCACTTCCAGTAGAAGTTAAAGAAAGTGTTAACATTTCCTCCAAGTTCAAAAATAGAGACAAATCATTGGAATGGATTTTGAAGTTAAAAAGCAAACCTTCAAAGGATTACGATAGTTCCATCATGTCACTACCAGATGGAAAATGGACTAAAGAAGACCTTCATTTAGAttctgatttttcaatagaaTGTCTCAACTGTAAACAACAAATTATAAGTAGGTATAACTGTCAAGTTGTTAATGATATGCCTTCAGAGTTCTGGTTCGAGTTAATGGATTATTGGCATTGTCATAAACCAGATGtgaagaaaggaaaatcGGCTTCTTAcacaaattttgaaacgCTGAAACCATCAAGAAACGAGATCCTAATCGGAAGTTCTTATTTTCAGGGTACTCCTGCCACGCTTGAGAATGTAATAATTGGAAAGGATAATGTTGAGGTATTATGCAAAAAGTGCTCAGTAGCATTAGGTCAATTGACTGTTGATTCGCTTTACAAATTAcataagtggaagctgcAATTAATGCGCAATGGAAATACATACAAATTTTCTCCAGAATGGGATGTCACACTTTCTCTGATAAACATTGTTAAGGCGAACTCCTGTAGATACGCCCTCCTGAAGAGTGGAGCAGAACTACTGCTAGTCTGGATATTTTCCGTTGACATTGGAGTCACATTGACCGGGAATAGAAAATTCAAGAGGTCTATGAAGTTGCTTTATACAAAAAATGTTACCACAATAAACCAATTTCTCGAACGGCAAGTGGTCGAGGAACTAAATCCTCAAGAAACTACCTTTAAAGCATTTTACAATAACCTTTTAACAGTTAATGCACTTCTACCTtcaaatatgaaaaagatgGGTGAATGGACTATCAGTTACACCTCATTAGTCTGA
- the SMKI10G3330 gene encoding uncharacterized protein (similar to Saccharomyces cerevisiae YJR142W; ancestral locus Anc_4.378) — protein sequence MKVEELPNGSEVLVRTQEDDLEGFSFLKIMDRIDPLPENFENYENFKEGVYYMCTHDGIRIGFVLKFVINEMKTICLETFEETFQLDEFNHELRFKSKDFEHRNNLIDQLADKMYLESSLTGVKGWRNEKYAIWVNREPYVLIERAMAGVLGIITYGIHINGYVLDPKSKKIQFWVPRRSATKQTWPLMLDNIIAGGVGYPYGIYETVLKESMEEANLEKHIIEDNIKAAGAISYLYFTGDISVTKFDKESDFIVGEVQYVYDLQLNKDIVPKPNDGEVENFNLFSLQETINALKNKEFKPNCALVTVSFLVRHGYITPENEPNYLELITRMHRRLPFPTLN from the coding sequence ATGAAGGTAGAAGAATTACCTAATGGATCGGAAGTGTTAGTTAGGACCCAAGAGGATGATCTCGAgggcttttcttttctgaaaattATGGATCGTATAGATCCCTTACCAGAAAACTTCGAGAAttatgaaaatttcaaagaggGCGTTTACTATATGTGCACACACGATGGCATAAGAATTGGGTTCGTATTGAAATTTGTtataaatgaaatgaaaactaTTTGTCTGGAAACCTTCGAAGAAACCTTCCAATTAGATGAATTTAATCATGAGCTAAGGTTCAAAAGCAAAGATTTTGAACACAGAAACAATTTGATTGATCAATTGGCTGATAAGATGTATCTAGAATCATCGCTAACTGGTGTCAAAGGCTGGAGAAATGAGAAATACGCTATTTGGGTAAACAGAGAACCTTACGTACTCATTGAACGTGCAATGGCAGGTGTTCTTGGTATAATCACCTATGGAATTCATATAAATGGTTATGTGCTGGACCCAAAGTCTAAGAAAATTCAGTTTTGGGTGCCAAGAAGATCTGCAACGAAGCAGACATGGCCACTAATGCTTGACAACATTATAGCTGGTGGGGTAGGCTATCCTTATGGTATCTATGAAAcagttttgaaagaaagcATGGAGGAAGCCAATCTAGAAAAGCATATTATCGAGGATAATATCAAAGCTGCTGGCGCAATCTCTTATCTTTACTTTACAGGCGATATATCTGTAACGAAGTTCGATAAGGAATCAGATTTTATCGTTGGGGAAGTGCAATATGTCTACGACTTGCAACTCAACAAAGATATTGTTCCAAAACCAAATGATGGCGAAGTAGAGAACTTTAACTTATTCAGCCTGCAGGAGACCATCAATGCcttaaaaaacaaagaattCAAACCCAATTGTGCGTTGGTAACGGTAAGCTTCTTGGTTAGACACGGCTACATTACACCCGAAAATGAGCCCAACTATCTTGAACTTATAACTAGAATGCACAGAAGACTGCCCTTCCCAACTTTAAATTGA
- the PMT4 gene encoding dolichyl-phosphate-mannose-protein mannosyltransferase (similar to Saccharomyces cerevisiae PMT4 (YJR143C); ancestral locus Anc_4.379), with translation MSVPKKRNQGKLPPSTLDVDDPSLKYTKDTPKCEQIAEHWLLQPLPEPESRYNFWVIVVTLLAFAARFYKIWYPKEVVFDEVHFGKFASYYLERSYFFDVHPPFAKMMIAFIGWLCGYDGSFKFDEIGYSYETHPAPYIAYRSFNAILGSLTVPIMFHTLKELNFRAVTCAFASLLVAIDTAHVTETRLILLDAILIISIAATMYCYVRFYKCQLRQPFTWSWYIWLHATGLSLSFVISTKYVGVMTYAAIGFAVVVNLWQLLDIKAGLSLRLFMKHFSKRLNGLVLIPFVVYLFWFWVHFTILNTSGPGDAFMSAEFQETLQDSPLSVDSKTVNYFDVITIKHQDTGAFLHSHLARYPQRYEDGRISSAGQQVTGYAHPDLNNQWEVLPPHDSDVGKGQAVLLNQHIRLRHVATDTYLLAHDVASPFYPTNEEITTVTLEEGDGELYPETLFAFQPLKRSDEGHILKSKTVSFRLFHVDTSVALWTHNDELLPDWGFHQQEVNGNKKVIDPSNNWVVEEIINLDEARKVYVPKVVKPLPFLKKWIETQKSMFDHNNKLSSEHPFASEPYSWPGSLSGVSFWTNGDEKKQIYFIGNIIGWWFQVISLAVFVGIIIADLISRHRGYYALNKMTREKLYGPLMFFFISWCCHYFPFFLMARQKFLHHYLPAHLIACLFSGALWEIIFSDCKSLNLEKDEEILGTPYQKNPRIYVKPYVAFLICASAATAWFFVYFSPLVYGDISLSPSEVVSREWFDIELNFSK, from the coding sequence ATGTCTGTACCCAAAAAGCGTAATCAAGGGAAGTTACCACCTTCGACTTTGGACGTAGACGATCCTTCGTTAAAATATACAAAGGATACACCTAAATGTGAACAAATTGCAGAACATTGGCTCTTGCAGCCATTACCGGAGCCAGAATCTCGTTACAACTTCTGGGTAATAGTTGTTACTTTACTAGCTTTTGCTGCTAGATTTTATAAGATCTGGTACCCAAAGGAAGTTGTTTTTGATGAGGTTCATTTTGGGAAGTTTGCATCTTATTATTTAGAGAGatcttatttctttgatgtTCATCCCCCATTCGCTAAGATGATGATTGCCTTCATTGGTTGGTTATGCGGTTATGATGGCTCCTTTAAGTTTGACGAAATTGGATACAGTTATGAAACTCATCCGGCTCCATATATTGCGTACCGTTCCTTCAACGCGATATTGGGTTCTTTAACTGTTCCCATTATGTTTCATACCTTGAAGGAGTTGAATTTCAGAGCCGTTACATGTGCTTTTGCATCCCTTCTGGTTGCCATTGATACTGCCCATGTTACAGAAACCAGATTGATTCTATTGGATGCCATCTTAATCATTTCCATCGCTGCTACCATGTATTGTTATGTTCGATTCTACAAGTGCCAATTGCGTCAACCATTTACGTGGAGTTGGTATATTTGGTTGCACGCTACTGGTTTATCTTTATCGTTCGttatttcaacaaaatatgTTGGTGTTATGACATATGCTGCTATTGGTTTTGCTGTAGTAGTAAACTTGTGGCAATTACTGGATATTAAGGCGGGGTTGTCTTTAAGACTGTTCATGAAACATTTCAGTAAAAGATTAAACGGTTTAGTGTTAATCCCTTTCGTGGTTTATTTGTTTTGGTTCTGGGTTCATTTCACCATTTTGAACACCTCAGGTCCAGGCGACGCTTTTATGTCTGCTGAATTCCAGGAGACTCTACAAGATTCTCCCTTGAGCGTTGACTCAAAGACAGTTAATTATTTCGATGTCATTACTATCAAACATCAGGACACAGGTGCATTTTTACATTCACATTTGGCACGTTACCCACAACGTTATGAAGACGGCCGCATCTCATCCGCTGGTCAGCAAGTTACTGGTTATGCGCACCCGGACCTCAATAATCAATGGGAGGTGTTACCACCACATGACAGTGATGTCGGTAAAGGGCAAGCTGTTCTCTTAAACCAACATATTAGATTAAGGCATGTAGCCACTGATACTTACTTATTAGCCCATGATGTCGCTTCGCCATTTTACCCTACCAATGAGGAGATTACTACAGTAACTTTAGAAGAAGGTGATGGGGAGTTATATCCTGAAACGCTTTTCGCTTTCCAACCATTGAAAAGGTCGGATGAAGGTCATATCCTAAAGAGTAAAACGGTTTCTTTCCGTCTTTTCCATGTCGATACTTCTGTAGCCTTATGGACTCATAACGACGAATTATTGCCTGATTGGGGGTTCCATCAACAAGAGGTCAACGGTAACAAAAAGGTCATCGATCCTTCGAATAATTGGGTTGTCGAAGAAATTATTAACTTGGATGAAGCTAGAAAGGTATATGTTCCAAAGGTTGTCAAACCGTTACCattcttgaagaaatggATTGAAACTCAAAAATCTATGTTTGatcataataataaattgTCATCAGAACATCCCTTTGCTTCCGAACCATACAGTTGGCCTGGTAGTTTAAGTGGTGTTTCATTCTGGACTAACGGTGAcgagaaaaaacaaatatacTTCATTGGTAACATTATTGGATGGTGGTTTCAGGTCATTTCATTGGCTGTTTTCGTTGGCATTATCATAGCAGACTTAATTTCAAGACATCGTGGTTACTATGCCCTTAACAAGATGACAAGAGAGAAGTTATATGGCCCattaatgtttttttttatctccTGGTGCTGCCACTAttttccattctttttGATGGCGCGTCAAAAGTTTTTGCATCACTACTTACCAGCTCATTTAATTGCTTGCTTATTCTCTGGAGCACTGTGGGAAATTATATTTAGTGATTGCAAATCATTGAACCTGGAGAAAGATGAGGAAATATTAGGCACCCCGTATCAAAAGAACCCCAGGATTTATGTTAAACCTTATGTGGCGTTCTTGATATGTGCCTCTGCTGCTACTGCATGGTTTTTTGTCTACTTTTCACCATTGGTGTATGGGGACATCAGCTTGTCGCCATCAGAAGTTGTCTCTAGAGAGTGGTTCGACATAGAATTAAACTTCTCAAAGTAA
- the MGM101 gene encoding Mgm101p (similar to Saccharomyces cerevisiae MGM101 (YJR144W); ancestral locus Anc_4.380) produces MKSLFRIRGYASYATQFYQKRTVVSSGSNTAAAGVVKKSFNSTEAKPAFATKSEASNGNNMKEYSSGINSKLGGTPLETRGTPEDSLNNSYKSARGDIDWYTSWYGLGMKPFEPKVQKELIEPLDYKDIEIKPDGLIYLPEIKYRRILNRAFGAGGWGLVPRSQTIVTSKLVTREYGLICHGQLISVARGEQDYFNEAGIPTATEGCKSNALMRCCKDLGVGSELWDPVFIKKFKVDHCTEKFVEHVTTKRKKKIWLRKDRQVEYPYK; encoded by the coding sequence ATGAAAAGTCTTTTCAGGATTAGAGGATACGCATCGTATGCTACccaattttatcaaaaaagaacCGTGGTGAGCAGCGGGAGTAATACTGCAGCTGCTGGTGTAGTAAAGAAAAGCTTCAACAGCACAGAAGCCAAACCTGCATTCGCAACAAAATCAGAGGCCAGTAATGGGAATAATATGAAGGAGTATTCAAGTGGCATCAATTCCAAGCTCGGCGGCACGCCTTTGGAAACCCGTGGCACGCCTGAAGATTCTTTGAACAATAGTTATAAGTCAGCCAGGGGAGACATCGATTGGTATACTTCATGGTATGGCTTAGGTATGAAGCCATTTGAACCAAAGGTGCAAAAGGAATTGATTGAGCCCTTGGATTACaaagatattgaaattaAGCCAGATGGGTTGATATACTTGCCCGAGATTAAGTACCGTAGAATTCTGAACAGAGCTTTCGGAGCAGGTGGTTGGGGGTTGGTGCCTAGATCACAAACTATAGTAACATCCAAACTTGTGACTAGGGAGTACGGTCTTATTTGTCATGGCCAATTGATCAGTGTAGCAAGAGGGGAACAAGACTACTTTAACGAAGCCGGCATACCAACCGCTACAGAAGGTTGCAAAAGTAACGCATTAATGAGATGCTGCAAAGATCTTGGTGTAGGATCTGAATTATGGGACCCTGTTTTcataaagaaattcaaagtCGATCATTGTACTGAAAAGTTTGTGGAGCATGTTACCAccaagagaaagaagaagatttggCTAAGAAAGGACAGACAAGTCGAATATCCTTATAAATAG